aaatataaaaaaacaataaattttgcagaaaataacaataattataatCTAACCTTAGCAAGTGATAATATTTAGTGAGGATCAtgaattcaaacaaaacaactCTATCCTTTACCTGTAGACAAACAAAACACAAACATGTTTGGAATTAACTCCAAAATGAACAATAAAGCTTAGCATTCAGTATTCAAAGTGTCTGTAGTCACATTGTACAGTAAATCAAACTTATATACACAACAGTTTTATACTTCATTCATGATTACTGACCTGACATTTACAAATACAACATGTTTCAGAACTCGGGTTTCAGATTATCTTCCAATAAAGCTGCGGATAATCAAATGTTACCTCACCGGCTATAGAGCATGATGCACCAGTTGCGCACCCTCCCCTCTACGTATGCGGGAGCAGCAGCTGCAAATAGAAACTATGCGCATTCCTAGCAAAATCTTTTCGAATACCACATCAGCATAATAAAGAACTGCCCAATCGGCATACAAGTTTCATCATTTTTTCATCGCTTCAATGTCTTCCACGATAATTATCCACACCAATTAACAATTTAGTTTTTTGCTTTTCTTCTTGCTTCAGCCTTCCAATTTCTTCTACCTAGCTTGACATTTGATTTACTGCTTGGGATGACAAATGAATTCTCTGGATGATCTATCCTCTCTAATTGTGATTCCGCAGCCGCTAGAGGGACCAGACAATGAGACTCGTTTCCACTATTTAAAGTCAAAGCCGAAATAATACTAGCATTAGGCGGAACCACTTCTAGAGTTTTACCAGCATGAGCATTTCTTGCATCTCTTTTCCAATTTCGTTTGCAATGAACTGTGTTTCTGTCTTTGCTAAGACTCCCATTCTTTTCCAGCTGTTCTTGTGGTCTAATTGATCGGTTTAGAACAGAATCCCCCTTTGTATTTGCTTCCGAGCGTTTGCGGGCCCTGTATCTACGCTGCCGTTCTCGGTTCTTTAGACGAGAATTCAGAATATCATGACGGCTTCTACAGAGCTGTTTTTGTTCTAGAGACTTCAAAACAATATTCTCTTGCGTGCCAATTGCATCCATATTTCGCCGGTTGTCCTATTCGTATGCTAATTGTCGACTGCATTGATAAGATTAAATGTTTCATTACAAAAACTGTACTGCAAATTAGTTTGCTTATCcgtttcttttattattattattatttctttatgCAAGTGCTTTTGATTCCATGAACTCAACATCTCAAAATCTAAAAGCTCATGAGATAAAAGATGATTTTCAATATTTGTACACATAGAATCCTTCAAGAGGTCtaacaaaatcatttgaaattctgTAGATTGTAATGTCGAACCTGATAGTTAATGATCGGCATCCTAGTGAAAACAACTATTTTTACTAGAAGTTGATAGTTACCACATAAATGCCTTTACGCCAAACATATATCAAAACAAATAGACTTTATAGATTTGGGCAACTAAGGACCTTAAAACAAAATACATTACTTTGTTAACAATAGGTTcgcaaaggaaaaaaaaaggtatAAGATTATGTCTAGGAGCacatttggcaaaaaaaatacttaaaaccCACAACTATGAATTGCAAAATTCCAAAGAAATGGCCGTCTTCGTTAACTTTTGTTTCCTAACGGATTGTTTGGAAGAAGGGatgaaaaaaattagttgaaGATTAAGCTTTTTTTTCTCAAACCCTCCTCAACACTTCAAAACACATGCTCCGCAATAAAACTTTCTACCCAAACGGAGATTGAAAATTTCTAAGCCCTTACTGAACTTCCGAACAATTTTGATTGCCACATAGTACTTAACTAGATTTTGAACAATTCAGAATCTTTTAAATCCTGAATATAATTATGTAGAGTTGGTACTTAAACTTTGAAAACTGCAATCATACACAAGAATACATTAGTAACTAAAACACATTAATTAATCATTTCCAGCAACAAAACCTAAACAACCAAAACAAGAAAAACTCATAATAATATTGTAAAGAATTATTTTtggtgacgaggactcactccCCGAGCCGAAGCCCAGGATCGCTGTCAAACTACAGGATGTGGACCGCCCGAAAGCCCACATACCTAGCATTTCCAGGCTATAATGGCCAGCAGCTCAGTCCCAACCACTTCATTTGGAAAGGGGTGGCCGGAGTTTGCACCCGCGACCATGGCGCCCAGATGGCTGAAGTTTACACTACTAAACCAAACCCGTGGGCGCAAGAAAACAAAAACTAGACATGATTTTCATCTACTGATTCTACTTGCATAAGCTAAATAACAAGCAACCCTAAAAATGTATGCTTTAAAAAGAGTAAAGTAAACTACTTTGACTAACAAATTTAATCACCGATCTAAAGCAGAACTgatgaaaatgaagaaaagaattaaaatcGATACCTCATAAGATCAGACACTTTAACATGTGCAAGCAGTAGAAGCTGAGACAGAGAGAGATAATGTAATAGAAATTGAGTCGCATGTAAGAACTGAGAAAGCAGTTGTCCGATTAGAGAGGATGTAGTGTAGGTCGGGTTAAAAACGTTAGTGGTGCCTCACTTTTTCTCATGTATTAAATTGATGTTCAAAGTTTATTTTATTAGCTTTCGGTAACTTAAATTCTATCTACCCCTAGATGATATTGGTGCATATgccaatttcaaaaaatatgatTAGCCGAATCAAAACCGTAAAACTGAACCGAAAAATATAGTTAACCAGTCCAAGAATTAATTAAGtttagattttgatttttaattttgtaattaatgGTTTAAGTTTTGGAGTTTTAAAAACCTCAATTAATCGATTAAccggtatatatatatatatatatatatatatatatatatatatatatatatatatatatatatatatatatatatatatatatatatatatatatatatatatatatatattcatacgtttttttatgaatacaaacataaatttttaataattcaaataaaatatattttataatctacatatataaaaattctaaataagaaaatatatttaaaaatattttatttaagaatatatttttattttaggagaatatatacacacacaatattttgaaagaattttatttttcttaataaaatatttaaataaaatagaaattaaaatttaattattagactatatttaaaattttaaattataggttaatttttaaaatattaattagttaaattaatatctaaaatatttttaattgaattgctTGCAATTCACTGAATtatattgattataattttgattaataattttgattagttttaatattaaaagtaatttatatgTATCTTGATGAATCACAAAATGGATTCAAGCTCCGGATACCTACATACACACTAGTAAACAGAGGTCAGAACGAATTTTGGTGGGATCAAACGGACGGTCATACCCTCAAGTAAGATTTTAAGTGagaggaaaaaaaagaagagaaaagaagaagaaaaagaagaagaacaagaagaacaagaaTGGTGGAAAAAGAATAATTACCTAGGATTTGCATGTAAGGTTCTTTTTATTGTAGACTCTTGCAAACATTGTTGCGTTGTCCTCTTCTCCTTCTTGTGGTCCCCTGTTTCTGTTATGCTTACATGGCGTGTTCTTCATAATTTGGCGCGGTTTTTTAGGTGCGTATGGTGATCTTTTTGTACTTGTCAGAGAATTTTTTGTGGCCTGAGAGTCAGTTATATGTGGGTGTGTAATCCGAGATGCGTTGGGCGCTTCTCTTGTTCAATGATATTTCGAAGTTCGACATAGTGGTATCATTTGATCGAGCTATGATGATCGATTATCAAAGCTGGGGAACTCTTTCCCAACAATCTTCATTAGGTATCTGGCCGAGTTATAACCTCATCTCTTGTAGCTCGATAACTCCCCTAGATACTAGGTCAGTAAATTGTTTGACTTAACAATACTTATGtttggcgaggttgcttcgcccgtACGAGGTGTTGTCACTACGTTGTCATATCTCAAGAGTGATTTAGAGTTACTTCAATAATAAAAGATACTATTAGAATATTAAATGAATCATCATTCAATAAAATATTACAGATAGTATGATTTTAACTAAAAGAACTAAAAGTATTTAATTGATGTTTCTTAaggaaataaaaattgtaagtagagggactgaaaaaaactcataaaggatctgaaaattaaaaataggtaaatagagagaacaaaaaatacaaatatgaaatataaggacctacagaaaaaaagtgtaaaatacaGGAACCTCTATATGGATTTGGTCTTGATTAATTGCTGGAGTGTACCTGTATGTTCTTTAACTTGAAATTTGAGTATAAGTTAATGGGTTTTGCATGccaattaaatgattaattagtgtaattgtGTTTTTGGTATACGATCATGTAAGTGACATGCATGTTAATTTGGAACATAGTTAGTTGTTGGAAAAATTATTAGGGCTGATTGTTATGAtcttgattatgattatgaatttGGTAATTTTGACGtggttttataactttttgaGTTTTATTCCAGTATTTGTGaaattgaaggattaatttaCACTTTTGCCCAAATTTGTCTTTTTAGTCTTAGgggctattttaaatattattatttgtttggtTTTTAGAATTTCCTAGAGCCGGGTTATGTTCCAAAATGGATTTTTATCGTTTTTATTAAGAATGGTGATTCTCATGCTTTTTtggattttataaatttttaaaaaagatataaGTAATTGGATTTGGTGAAATTGTCATTTCTTGAATTTTATATCTTTTCGTGATTATTGATTAAATCGCTGTTTTGACGAGACTTTAGGTTCTAGGCTTTAAAATGTGATTTTCGGCTAAAACAAGCATTTTGATGCTCTTGGagaatttaaaagaattttaagaaatatttattatatttatttgattcgGTTATTCTAGAAAATGATTTTTGGGAGAGGGTATAACTATGAATCGGAAATATGTTAAAATGTCGGTTTTGCAAAAATTGtcagttttgaatttttggtcATAATTGTGGTTGCTTAGTTTGAGTGTGTTTTCGAAGTCTTTTAGAGTTAAGAGATTCTATTTCTGTATTTTAATCCGAGGTTTTTGTTAGCCCGTTGACGTCTAGAGGAGTAAAGTCGGATCGTAACTAACGAGAAT
This window of the Mercurialis annua linkage group LG5, ddMerAnnu1.2, whole genome shotgun sequence genome carries:
- the LOC126679854 gene encoding uncharacterized protein LOC126679854 encodes the protein MDAIGTQENIVLKSLEQKQLCRSRHDILNSRLKNRERQRRYRARKRSEANTKGDSVLNRSIRPQEQLEKNGSLSKDRNTVHCKRNWKRDARNAHAGKTLEVVPPNASIISALTLNSGNESHCLVPLAAAESQLERIDHPENSFVIPSSKSNVKLGRRNWKAEARRKAKN